In Streptomyces nojiriensis, one genomic interval encodes:
- a CDS encoding zinc-dependent alcohol dehydrogenase produces MRALVYQGPGSAELQDRPAAQLVTGDDVVVEIVGTGVCGTDRKILLGRFPARPGVVLGHESVGVVRETGPQVRSVGVGDRVVVNPTLYCGWCVPCRRGATNFCRHKAGTEVGVDRDGTYAEAVTLPERFVERIPAGLPFHSAVLIEPLACVLNNVEAASVTFDDTVVVLGAGPIGMLTALVAARQARRVTVAEPDGYRLEQARERFTHVVDVADADPAEAVVKASGGERPSVVFDTSGTGLDSALRLVDDGGRVVVMGFDDTYTVPLRPLRLTNRGIRLIGAGDYRADIFPVAVDLAAELGDPRRPGVGAVPVLERLVTHEFPLERHAEAFAALGGLAQGDGYGATGRPPRYDALKVVIRSHSGPVGSDGWPVGA; encoded by the coding sequence GTGCGCGCTCTCGTGTATCAGGGTCCCGGCTCCGCCGAACTGCAGGACCGGCCCGCCGCCCAACTCGTGACCGGTGATGACGTCGTGGTGGAGATCGTTGGTACGGGGGTCTGCGGGACGGACCGCAAGATCCTGCTCGGGCGGTTCCCGGCCCGTCCGGGCGTGGTGCTCGGGCACGAGTCGGTGGGTGTGGTGCGGGAGACCGGGCCGCAGGTGCGTTCGGTCGGGGTAGGGGACCGGGTGGTGGTCAACCCCACGCTGTACTGCGGGTGGTGCGTTCCGTGCCGTCGGGGCGCGACCAACTTCTGCCGTCACAAGGCCGGGACCGAGGTCGGCGTCGACCGGGACGGAACGTACGCGGAGGCCGTGACCCTGCCGGAACGTTTCGTCGAACGGATCCCCGCCGGGCTGCCCTTCCACAGCGCGGTCCTGATCGAGCCGCTCGCCTGCGTCCTGAACAACGTCGAGGCCGCCTCCGTCACCTTCGACGACACCGTGGTGGTTCTCGGCGCGGGCCCGATCGGGATGCTGACCGCACTCGTCGCCGCCCGCCAGGCACGCCGGGTCACCGTCGCCGAACCGGACGGCTACCGGTTGGAGCAGGCCCGCGAACGGTTCACGCACGTGGTGGACGTGGCCGATGCAGATCCGGCCGAAGCCGTGGTGAAGGCCTCGGGCGGCGAGCGTCCCTCCGTCGTCTTCGACACCTCCGGCACCGGCCTCGACTCGGCGCTGCGGCTGGTCGACGACGGCGGCCGGGTCGTGGTCATGGGCTTCGACGACACCTACACCGTGCCGCTGCGCCCGCTCCGGCTCACCAACCGGGGGATCCGGCTGATCGGCGCCGGGGACTACCGAGCCGACATCTTCCCGGTCGCCGTGGACCTGGCCGCCGAGCTGGGCGACCCACGACGACCCGGCGTCGGTGCCGTACCGGTCCTGGAGCGGCTGGTGACGCACGAGTTTCCGCTCGAACGTCACGCAGAGGCCTTCGCCGCGCTCGGCGGTCTCGCCCAGGGCGACGGGTACGGCGCCACCGGACGGCCACCGCGCTACGACGCGCTCAAGGTCGTCATCCGCTCGCACTCCGGCCCGGTCGGCAGCGACGGCTGGCCGGTGGGCGCGTGA
- a CDS encoding arsenate reductase ArsC, translated as MSSAPAASVLFVCIHNAGRSQMAAGFLRHLAGDRVEVRSAGSMPGEQINPSAVAAMAELGIDISDQKPKVLTPEAAQASDYIITMGCGDACPYFPGKTYLDWQLEDPAGQGVEAVRPIRDEIKGLIEGLIAEIDAKPKA; from the coding sequence ATGTCCTCCGCTCCTGCCGCCTCCGTCCTGTTCGTCTGCATCCACAACGCGGGCCGCTCCCAGATGGCGGCCGGGTTCCTGCGCCACCTCGCGGGCGACCGCGTCGAGGTCCGCTCCGCCGGCTCCATGCCCGGCGAGCAGATCAACCCCTCCGCCGTCGCCGCCATGGCCGAGCTGGGCATCGACATCTCCGACCAGAAGCCGAAGGTCCTCACCCCGGAGGCCGCCCAGGCGTCCGACTACATCATCACCATGGGATGCGGCGACGCCTGCCCGTACTTCCCCGGCAAGACGTACCTCGACTGGCAGCTCGAGGACCCGGCCGGCCAGGGCGTCGAGGCCGTCCGCCCCATCCGCGACGAGATCAAGGGCCTCATCGAGGGCCTGATCGCCGAGATCGACGCCAAGCCGAAGGCCTGA
- a CDS encoding ArsR/SmtB family transcription factor: MMTSVDTDLIRVLADPLRLRIVTLLARETLCTTHLVEETGAKQTNLSNHMRVLREAGVVDTEPCGRYIYYRLRPEVIEALAGQFADLAQTARATAEANLKRSCP, translated from the coding sequence ATGATGACGTCAGTCGACACTGATCTGATCCGGGTTCTGGCCGACCCGCTCAGGCTCCGGATCGTGACCCTGCTCGCCCGCGAGACGCTCTGCACCACCCACCTCGTGGAAGAGACGGGCGCCAAGCAGACGAACCTCTCCAACCACATGAGGGTGCTTCGGGAGGCCGGGGTCGTCGATACGGAGCCATGCGGCAGGTACATCTACTACCGCCTGCGCCCGGAAGTCATCGAAGCCCTCGCCGGTCAGTTCGCCGACCTCGCCCAGACCGCGCGAGCCACCGCCGAAGCGAACCTCAAGCGGTCCTGCCCATAA
- a CDS encoding aquaporin: protein MTATEPVGTPIPADVPQPAPGATPPRTPLIARAAAELVGTAALVAVVVGSGIQATKLTQDVALQLLANSTATVFGLGVLIALLGPVSGAHFNPAVTLAEWWTARRSGAGVNAREPAVYVPSQIAGAIAGAILADAMFGEPLVQWSTHDRSAGNLLLGEVVATAGLILLIFGLARTDRLRFAPVAVASYIGAAYWFTSSTSFANPAVTIGRAFTDTFAGIAPASVPGFIGMQLAGVVVGLALVAVIFMRGKTDNGTPPA from the coding sequence TTGACCGCCACCGAGCCCGTCGGCACCCCGATACCTGCCGACGTGCCCCAGCCCGCACCCGGCGCGACCCCGCCCCGCACCCCGCTGATCGCCCGCGCCGCCGCCGAGCTGGTCGGTACCGCGGCCCTCGTCGCGGTCGTCGTCGGCTCGGGCATCCAGGCCACGAAGCTCACCCAGGACGTGGCCCTGCAACTGCTGGCCAACTCCACCGCCACGGTCTTCGGGCTCGGCGTCCTCATCGCGCTCCTCGGCCCGGTCTCCGGGGCCCACTTCAACCCGGCCGTCACACTGGCCGAGTGGTGGACCGCCCGCCGCAGCGGCGCCGGCGTCAACGCCCGCGAGCCGGCCGTGTACGTGCCCTCGCAGATCGCCGGTGCGATCGCGGGCGCGATCCTGGCGGACGCGATGTTCGGCGAGCCCCTGGTCCAGTGGTCCACGCACGACCGCTCCGCCGGGAACCTCCTCCTCGGCGAGGTCGTCGCCACGGCCGGTCTGATCCTGCTGATCTTCGGCCTGGCACGCACCGACCGGCTCCGCTTCGCCCCCGTGGCGGTCGCCTCGTACATCGGCGCCGCGTACTGGTTCACCTCCTCCACCTCCTTCGCCAACCCGGCCGTCACCATCGGCCGCGCCTTCACGGACACCTTCGCGGGCATCGCCCCGGCCTCCGTGCCCGGCTTCATCGGCATGCAGCTCGCGGGCGTCGTGGTGGGCCTGGCGCTGGTGGCGGTCATCTTCATGCGCGGCAAGACGGACAACGGGACGCCCCCGGCATGA
- a CDS encoding ArsO family NAD(P)H-dependent flavin-containing monooxygenase: protein MTQRTDVVVIGGGQAGLAAGYHLRRLGIEHVILDAQTAPGGAWQHAWDSLRLFSPAPYSSLPGRLMPVQEDGLYPHAAHVVDYLTDYEKRYALPVQRGTRVESVRRDGPGLRVETDSGSWTARAVVSATGTWTRPFLPAVPGRREYRGRRLHTVQYRSPSEFAGQRVVVVGGGNSGAQIAADLAHAGIDLTWVTRRPPRYLADDIDGRALFDAATARRRALDEGGTDTGGVASLGDIVAVPPVRAARDSGRLTAKPMFSRLTPTGVEWADGTRAEADAVIWCTGFRPALAHLASLRLRGTRGHIATAGTRAADEPRLHLLGYGDWTGPASATLIGVGRPARDAAREISALLSP from the coding sequence ATGACGCAGCGCACGGACGTGGTGGTGATCGGCGGCGGCCAAGCAGGTCTCGCCGCCGGCTACCACCTGCGCCGCCTGGGCATCGAGCACGTCATCCTCGACGCCCAGACGGCGCCCGGGGGAGCCTGGCAGCACGCCTGGGACTCCCTGCGCCTCTTCTCCCCGGCCCCGTACTCGTCCCTGCCCGGGCGGCTCATGCCCGTCCAGGAGGACGGGCTCTACCCGCACGCCGCCCACGTCGTCGACTACCTCACCGACTACGAGAAGCGGTACGCGCTTCCCGTCCAGCGAGGCACCCGGGTCGAGAGCGTGCGCCGCGACGGGCCCGGCCTGCGGGTCGAGACGGACTCCGGATCCTGGACGGCGCGGGCGGTCGTCAGCGCCACCGGCACCTGGACCCGCCCCTTCCTGCCCGCCGTCCCCGGGCGGCGCGAGTACCGGGGCCGCCGGCTGCACACCGTCCAGTACCGCAGCCCGTCCGAGTTCGCCGGGCAGCGTGTGGTCGTCGTCGGCGGAGGCAACTCGGGAGCCCAGATCGCCGCCGACCTCGCCCACGCCGGGATCGACCTGACCTGGGTCACCCGGCGTCCACCCCGCTATCTGGCCGACGACATCGACGGCCGGGCCCTCTTCGACGCGGCGACCGCCCGCCGCCGTGCCCTGGACGAAGGCGGCACCGACACCGGCGGCGTCGCCTCCCTCGGCGACATCGTCGCCGTCCCGCCCGTACGCGCGGCCCGCGACTCCGGCCGGTTGACGGCGAAGCCGATGTTCAGCCGCCTCACGCCGACCGGGGTCGAGTGGGCCGACGGTACCCGGGCCGAGGCGGATGCGGTCATCTGGTGCACCGGCTTCCGTCCCGCTCTCGCGCACCTCGCCTCCCTGCGCCTGCGCGGCACCCGCGGACACATCGCCACCGCCGGCACCCGCGCCGCGGACGAACCGCGCCTGCACCTGCTCGGCTACGGCGACTGGACCGGCCCGGCCTCCGCGACCCTCATCGGCGTCGGCCGCCCCGCCCGCGACGCGGCCCGCGAAATCTCGGCCCTTCTCAGCCCCTGA
- a CDS encoding sulfite exporter TauE/SafE family protein, whose translation MASTSTLFFTGVTTGLFAGGASCAAVQGGLLAGAVGRRATAWPAEAWERSGLFAPVAAFLGAKLASHALLGAVLGLLGAAVQPGPQARAILLVAGAVLMVVFALDMLGVRAVRHLVPRLPASWGRRVRRSAKSTAVSTPAVLGFLTVLIPCGVTLSVELIAVTSGSPYAGAAVMAGFVLGTGPLFAVLGFFLRSAAKLWQGRLTAVTGIVVLLVAVWTLGSGLRLGGWWPAPTPRAAAASVPAETVRTAADGTQTITVQARTNSYTPAAVTARAGVPTKLVVATRGTNGCVRSFVVPDRGVQEVLPVTGEKVIDLGTPEAGTLAFTCGMGMYGGQITFNAPDQAPEAAK comes from the coding sequence ATGGCTTCCACCAGCACCCTCTTCTTCACCGGTGTCACCACCGGTCTGTTCGCGGGCGGCGCCTCCTGCGCCGCCGTCCAGGGCGGTCTGCTCGCCGGCGCCGTCGGCCGCCGTGCCACCGCATGGCCGGCCGAAGCGTGGGAGCGCAGCGGGCTGTTCGCGCCCGTCGCCGCGTTCCTCGGCGCCAAGCTCGCCTCCCACGCCCTGCTCGGCGCCGTACTCGGACTCCTCGGCGCCGCCGTCCAGCCCGGCCCGCAGGCCCGCGCGATCCTGCTCGTCGCCGGCGCCGTCCTCATGGTCGTGTTCGCGCTCGACATGCTCGGCGTCCGCGCCGTGCGGCACCTGGTGCCGCGACTGCCCGCCTCCTGGGGTCGGCGGGTGCGCCGCTCGGCGAAGTCCACCGCCGTCAGCACCCCGGCCGTCCTCGGCTTCCTGACGGTCCTCATCCCCTGCGGGGTGACCCTGAGCGTGGAGCTGATCGCCGTCACCTCCGGCTCCCCGTACGCCGGGGCGGCCGTCATGGCCGGCTTCGTCCTGGGCACCGGACCGCTCTTCGCCGTCCTCGGGTTCTTCCTGCGCTCCGCCGCCAAGCTGTGGCAGGGCCGCCTCACGGCGGTCACCGGCATCGTCGTCCTGCTCGTCGCGGTCTGGACCCTCGGATCCGGACTGCGCCTGGGCGGCTGGTGGCCCGCCCCCACCCCCCGGGCCGCCGCTGCGAGCGTTCCCGCGGAGACGGTCCGGACGGCCGCGGACGGCACGCAGACGATCACCGTCCAGGCCCGCACCAACTCCTACACGCCCGCCGCCGTCACCGCCCGGGCCGGGGTGCCCACCAAGCTCGTCGTCGCCACCCGCGGTACGAACGGCTGCGTACGCTCCTTCGTCGTCCCCGACCGCGGCGTACAAGAGGTCCTTCCCGTCACCGGCGAGAAGGTCATCGACCTCGGCACACCCGAGGCCGGCACCCTCGCCTTCACCTGCGGCATGGGCATGTACGGCGGCCAGATCACCTTCAATGCCCCCGACCAGGCCCCGGAGGCCGCCAAGTGA
- a CDS encoding heavy-metal-associated domain-containing protein: MSTTRMTFAITGMHCNSCGLLIDDEVEELPGVTASTTDVRTERTVVECETPVDPEQIIAAITEAGYQGRHLS, from the coding sequence GTGAGCACGACCCGCATGACCTTCGCCATCACCGGCATGCACTGCAACAGCTGTGGCCTGCTCATCGACGACGAAGTCGAAGAACTCCCCGGCGTCACCGCCAGCACCACCGACGTACGCACCGAACGCACGGTGGTCGAGTGCGAGACTCCCGTGGACCCGGAGCAGATCATCGCCGCCATCACCGAAGCCGGATATCAGGGCCGTCATCTGAGCTGA